The following is a genomic window from Bacillota bacterium.
GCGCGAGCAATGGGAGGCGTGGCTGTTTCTCGCCCCGAACCTCGCGGGATTTCTCGTGTTCACTGTGTTTGCGGTGGTCTTCTCCCTGTGGATCAGCCTTCACGAGTGGGACCTATTCAACCCTCCCGTGTTCGTCGGGCTTGCCAACTACGCGAAGCTCCTCACCCAGGATGAGAGCTTTAGGCGCGCCCTCCGGAACACGGTTTACTTCACGTTAGGCATCGTTCCCCTAGGCACGGCAGTCTCTCTCGTGCTGGCGCTCTTGGTAAACAGGGCCGTGAAAGGAATGACCTTTTTCCGCACCGCCCTCTACCTCCCATCGGTAAGCTCGACCATCGCCATCGGCATAGTCTGGGTGTGGCTTCTCGACCCCCAGTTCGGACTCGTCAACTGGTTTCTCAGGACTATCGGCATAGCCCACCCTCCGGACTGGCTCAACTCCACCACATGGGCTAAGCCAGCGCTAATCCTGATGGATGTATGGAAGTCAGCCGGCTACTACATGGTGATCTTCCTAGCGGGCCTGCAGGGCATTCCGGAACAGCTTTATGAGGCGGCGCTCATCGACGGTGCCACTCCATGGAGGAAGTTCTGGAGCATCACGCTCCCCCTGCTTTCTCCGACGATCTTCTTCGTGCTCGTCATGCGCATCATCGGCGTCTTCAACATGTTTGAGCTTCCGTACATCATGACCCGGGGCGGGCCGGCAGGGTCAACGGAGAGCATGGTGTTCTACATTTACAAGAACGCGTTCGAGTGGTTCCAGATGGGCTATGCCGCGGCTATAGCTTGGGTTCTTTTCCTCATCATATTCGCCGTGACGTACGTGCAGTTCCGCTATCAGGGGAGGTGGGTGACGTATGACTGACGCTACCCGGACCGGCAGCATCTCAACGGCTCCAACGGTGAGGCGTACAGCCATGCGTAAGGCCACCCGGGAACGGCTGGGGAAGGCGGCGACCTACCTTATCTTGAGCGTCTTGTGCGTCGCCACCGTCCTGCCGTTCCTGTGGACGATCTCCTCATCGTTGAAAGGACCCGGGGAGGTGTTCGACTACCCACCCCGGTGGATTCCCCATCCCGCGCACTGGGAGAACTTCACGACGGCCTGGAACCGCGTGCCCTTTGGGCGCTTCCTTCTCAACTCCACTTTCATCGCCTGTTCTGTTGTGTTCTTGCGTCTTCTGACCTCGTCCCTCGCGGCATACGCCTTCGCGCGGATGCGCTTCCCGGGGCGGGATGCCATGTTCATGCTCTATCTCGGAACGTTGATGATCCCGGGGCAGGTGACTATCATCCCCAGGTTCATCCTTATTCGCTACCTCCATTGGCTCGACACGTACACCGCGATGATCCTGCCAGGGGCTTTTTCGGCCTTCGGGACCTTCCTGCTGCGCCAGTTCTTCCTGACCCTTCCGTACGAACTTGAGGACGCAGCGCGAATCGACGGATGCAGCCGCCTTGGGGTGTACTGGCACATCATTCTGCCGCTTTCCCGGCCGGCCCTTGTCGCTCTCGGGATTTTCACGTTCGAGGGCGAGTGGAACTCATTCCTGTGGCCGCTCATCGTGGCGAACAACCCTCTGAAGATGCCCGTTCAGGTGGGGCTCGCCTTTTTCAGAGGAATGTACTCCACCGAGTGGGAGATCATGCTGGCAGGCACTTTGATCGCTCTCATCCCGACGTTGATTGTGTTTGCCGCCGGCCAGCGCTACTTCACGAAGGGGATCGCCCTTTCCGGCTTGGGAGGCCGTTAGGTGATGGCGGGCGCGCCGCTGCCGGGTGTTGCAAGGTGGGTGCCCAGCGCGGCCGGGTCCGGCCGCGGGAGGGGGAGAGTACTGCTACGAAGCTGAGAGCGCGGGAAGAACGAGAGGGGGGATGTGCCAGGCAGGGCAGGCGTCAGACCGTCGGGTCCGCTGCACGGGCCTATTGCACGGGGCTGACGAGGCTATGAGAGGGCCGTACGAATGTGCGACTGTCGTCTACAGCGTTCTCAGGGCGGGAGAGTCTGAATTCCACTCAGAAGGAGGGCACGATTTATGCGAGTCAGGAGGTTTCTCGTTGGGGTCATGGCCCTTGTGCTGCTGCTGGGCATCGCAGTGACGCCGTGCGCTGCTGCCAAGACGAAAGTACGGGTCTCGACGTGGTGGAGCTTCGAGACAGGGAGTCCTCTAGACGCACTCAAGGCGGCCTTTGAAGCGGCGCATCCTGATATCGAGATCGAGTACCTGCAAATCCCCTCCTCGGAATACTATACGAAGGTCCTAACGATGATCGCCGGGGGCACGCCGCCGGATGTCGCCATGCTGGGCATGGATAAGCTTGGCTCGTGGGTCCCGCGCGGCGCGCTACAGGAGCTCACCCCCTATATCAAAGAGGCAGGGTACGACCTGAACGCGCTGTTTCCTGCGGTGCGCAAGGCTATCGAGTTCCGGGGCGGCATCTACGCCCTGCCGCGGGACGTGACCACGAGCGTCGTGGCGTACAACAAGACCCTCTTCGACCAGGCTGGTGTCGCCTATCCGAAGGCCGGCTGGACGCGACAAGACTTCCTGCGTACAGCGAGGGCTTTGACGAAAGTGGAAGGCGGCCGCACCACGGTATTCGGGTATGCCTTTGACACCTTCGCCGACGGCTTCGTCGACTGGCTCTTCACGAACGGGGCGAACTTCATCAACGCCGAGGCTAATCGCGACGCGCTGCACGAGCCCAAGGCGGTGGAGGTCCTGAAGTTCCTCCAGGGCATGGTCAAGGAAGGCATAGCTCCTTCTCCGAGCCAAGCTGAGGCCTTCAAGTACGCCTCGAGCGCGTTCGCGATTCAGAAGACCGCCATGTACGTGGCCACGGTCGGATGGGCCAACTCCTTTGCCAAGGACCCGAACCTCAACTGGGATGTGGCCCCGATGCCGGTCTGGGCCGCAGGCATGGAGCCGGCATGCCGGTTGTGGGTGAACTTCTGGACGTTGCCGAAGGGCTCCACGCACCCGAAGGAAGCCTTCAAGGTGATGGCGTTCTTCGCGGGGCCGGAGGGTCAGAGGATCGTCGGCGAAACGCGCATGGGTATTCCCGCCATCCAGAGCGTCGCGTACGGCCCTGCGTTCCTCGGTCTTCCCGGGGCGCCTGAGCACCGGCAGGTATTCCTGGACGTCATGGAGAATGCAAAACCGTTCCCGCTATTCCCGGAGAGCGACCAGTACTTCACCGTCATGAGGCGTGAGCTGGACCAGGTGTGGGCGGGTCAGCGGTCGGTGGAAGAGGCAGTTGCGGCTATCGACGAGCAGACACGTTCACTCTTCAACAAATAGGACAGTCTACTTGTCTACCCAGGCTTCGTGTGAATGGGGCAGGAGAGCGCCGCCCCGGGCGTTCTCCTGCTCGACCGTGCCTGCAGAAGGATTGGAGGATCACGCGAGTGCACCAGTGTCGGTCGAACACGAGTGACGCGTCCAGGATGAGTCGGTCCGAGTTGCGCATAGGCGTGATCACGGACATTCATGCTGGGCCCGACCACGGCTCGCAGCTTGGAAGCTACGCGTTCGTGCTCCTAGAGGGCTTTATGCGCGAGATGGAGGAATTCGGGCCGGACCTGGTCGTGGATCTCGGAGACCGGGTCAACAACGTGGGCCCTGTCGAGGATGCGCTTGTCCTCCGCGAACTGGTTGAGAAGACGCGTTCGCTGCGTCATGCCCAGCGTCGCGTAAGTCATGTGAGGTACGTGCCCGGTAATCACGACTTGGTCCATCTTAGCCTGGAGGATAACGAAGAGATCACTTTGCAATCTCAGAGGAACCGGCTCGAGGTGTGGCAAGGGTGGCCCGTGCTCTTTCTCAACACCGAGGCGGCGGAGCCTGACGTAGAAGGCCTGCTGACGGAAGTCCCACACACCAGTCGCAGTGTGCTTGTGGTGTTCAGCCACCGCCCGCTTGTGCCAGTACCTTTGGCTCGTAACCCGCTATTCCCTCCTGGTGAGCCCCAGAATCCTCCCTGGGGTCCGGCTTTCGTGGACGAGCTCGTCGAACTGGGCTGGACCCCCTTCTGCGTCAATGGGCATCTTCATTGGAACCACGTGCTCGTGGGGCGAGCATCGACCCACATTACTGTGGGCTCGCTCGTTGAGGCGTGGGAGTGCGCGGGAAGGCCGTCTGGGTCGTTCGCCGAGGTTGTGGTGACGCCCGTTGGGAGAGAGGTTGCGATAGAAGTGCACGTTATGGGGAGGTTGGCGTGCCATTACAGGTTCGAGTTTCGCAAGGAAGCTCGCCCGGGCGCGGATCAGGGAGCGTAGGACGAGGTGTGAGCGGAGGCCCTTCGGCACTGTAGTGCGGCTTCCCCCGTGCCACGCGGCCACTGGGCCCCGGCTATGAGAAATCCATGTTTGCCAGGAGATGAAAAGCGTGAAACCGACGATCTACGTTACCCGGAGGATCCCCCAAGCAGGGCTGGACGTCCTCGCGACGGCGTTCGAGATCGAAGTAAACCCGCACGATAGGGTTGCGACCAGAGAGGAACTCATTGCGGGAGTGAAGGGGAAGGACGCTCTCCTTTGCCTGCTGACCGACAAGGTCGACGCTGCTGTCATGGACGCTGCCGGCCCGCGCCTCAAAGTCATCGCGAACTACGCAGTTGGGTTCGACAACGTGGATGTGGGTGCGGCCACGGTGCGCGGGATCTCTGTGACGAACACACCCGGCGTGCTCACAGATACCACCGCCGACCTGGCGTTTGCGTTGCTCATGGCGACCGCGAGGCGCGTGGTCGAGGCGGACAGATTCATGAGGGCGGGCGAGTACAAGGGCTGGGGCCCCATGCTCTTCCTGGGCCAGGATATCCATCATAAGACCCTGGGCATAGTCGGGCTCGGGAGGATCGGTCAAGCTGTGGCTGAGAGAGCGGCCGGGTTTCACATGAGGATACTCTACACCAGTTCCGGCCGAGCGCGTGCGCCCAAGGAGGTCGAGAGGAGGTGCAACGCCGAGCACCGCGAGCTAGCGGACCTGCTCAGGGAGTCGGACTTTATCTCCCTCCACGTGCCGCTTACGGAGTCTACGTATCACCTCATTAGCGACGAGGAATTCGACCTCATGAAGAGGACGGCGATACTTGTCAATACGTCGCGCGGCCCTGTCGTGGACGAGAAGGCGCTCGTGCGCGCGCTCAAGGCTGGGAAGATCGCGGGTGCGGGGCTCGACGTGTACGAGCGTGAGCCGGAGTGCGAGCCGGAGTTGAGAGAGCTGGATAACGTGATCATGGTGCCGCATATCGCGAGCGCGTCCGTGGAAACCAGGACCAAGATGGCGACTATGGCGGCCCAGAACGCCGTCGCTGTGATTCGTGGCGAGATCCCGCCGAATCTCGTGAATCCAGAAGTGTGGAAGAAAAGGGCGCGGTGATGTTGCATGTGGGTTGTGAAGGATGAGGTTGCTGAGAGCATAGCGCGGGGGGAGCCGGTGGTCGCGTTCGAGTCGACGGTGCTTACCCACGGGTTGCCCTATCCCCAGAGCAGGGAGCTGGCCCTCGATGTCGAGAAGATCGTTCGCCTTCGAGGGTGTGTGCCTGCGACGATAGGCATTATTGATGGCGTGATCCACGTCGGAATGACCGAGGTCGAGATCGACCGCCTGTCCGGCGACAGGACCGCGTGCAAGGCTGCGGCCTTTGATGTAGCCATGGTGGTCGCAAGGCGGCGGTCGGCGGGCACGACGGTGTCGGCGACGCTGGCGATAGCGGAGCGTGCGGGCATTCGTGTGTTCGCGACCGGCGGGATCGGCGGTGTCCACAGGGGTTTTGCCGAGCTGCACGATGTATCCCACGACATTCACGCGCTCGCACGCTCAAACGTGGTTACGGTGAGCGCAGGGGCAAAAGCGATCCTGGATCTCCCGCGGACCCTTGAATACCTCGAGACCACGGGAGTCTGCGTGGTCGGGTACCAAACCGCCACTTTCCCTGCTTTCTATTATCGCGATTCAGGCCTGGCTTTGAACCACACGGCGGAGACGGCAGAGGATGTGGCGCGCGCCTTCGTTGTGAGGCGGGACCTCGGCCTGCCCGGAGGGCTGCTCGTGGTGGTGCCCGTGCCCGCAGAGGATGAGCTGCCGCGCTCCATCGTGGACCGTGCCATAGAAGAGGCGCTCGCTGAGGCCGATGAACGCGGGATCCGCGGCAAAGAGCTGACGCCGTTTCTGTTGGCCCGCCTCGCGGAGATCACCGGCGGCCGCTCGGTCGAGACGAATCTCTCCCTCCTCAAGAACAACGCCAGGGTGGCGGCGGAGATCGCGGCAGCGATTTCAGAGATACCCAGAGGGGAGCGCAAGCCCATCGCGAGACGGCCTTGAACGTGCGCGCCGCCCGCGCCGTCCACGCGCCCAGAGAACACCGGTTATCACACAGCCAACTACCGAGGGCTGCACGCATGACCGCACGGCCTTCCTAGGTGCGGTTTCTCTTCCAAACGCAACTGCGTGAGGACCTCCCAGAACTGAGCTGCCTGTCCAATTGAAAACCAAATAAAGAAAGCAGGATTTTGAACAAACGCGGTGAACTATTATCCCGATAACTTAATAAGGCTATCAAAGTATCCCCCGGGCGGCTGTCTAGCACGGTTCTCGTGCCTGGGAGAGGCTCGGGACAACAGGAGGGGAGGGATCCAGGAGCAGGGACTCGGTCGTGCATCAGATGTCGGTGGGGTCGCCACGTGTGTGGCTCAACCCTGTCCGGCGCTGTCCGGGTCAGCGCAGATGAACACGGCGATGTGGACAACGCGGCGGACAAGATGCAGCAGGGATGATGAGACGGGAACACGGGCGAACACAAACCAACGTAAGGAGGAACGGTAAGATGCGGAAGACCCGGCTAGCGGTTTTCATACTCGCGTTGGTCCTGACGCTTTTCCCAGCTCCGTTCGTAATGGCACGAAACGCTGAGTTCAACGCCATTCCAGAGACGGGGATGGCGAAACTTATCCTGGATATGCAAAAGCTTCCCGTGGTGGGAACCGTTATGATGGTGGGGGCTCACCCAGATGACGAGGACAATGCGCTTCTCGCCTATCTCAGCAAAGGGGCGCACATGAACACGTACTACCTCGTCGCGACCTATGGTGAGGGAGGTCAGAACGAAATCGGGCCAGAGCTGTATCAGGCTCTCGGGGTGCTGCGATCTCAGGAGCTTGCGTCCGCCCGCACTATAGATGGTGCGGTCCAGCTTTACCTCGGCGCCATTGACTTCGGTTTCTCCAAATCGGGCGACGAGGCCCTGCAAAAGTGGGGGCATACAGAGCTCCTGTCCCGTATGGTACGAGTCTTCCGCCAGTATCGTCCCGAGGTCGTCATGACCCACCATGATCCGATCCACGGACATGGCCAGCACCAGGCGGTGGGGAGGTTGATTCTCGAGGCGGTCAGCGCCGCGGCAGATCCCAACCAGTTCCCCGAGCAGATACGCAATGAGGGGCTGCAACCCTGGCAGGTTCAGAAGCTCTACGTCGTGGATTCCAGAGAACCCATCTATCTGACACCGGACGTCCAGGCAAAGGTCAGCGACGAGTACGGCATGGATGCCTGGGCTGAAAAGCCCACGGTCCACATCAACGTCGGCGCCTTCAACCCGATCCTCGGCCGCTCCTACCAGGAGATCGGCGCGCTGGCCCGCTCCATGCACAAGTGCCAGGGCATGGTCCGCCCTGGGGAGAAGGGAGACCAAATCCTCCATTACAGGCTAGTCGAAAGCACTGTCAACGCTCCGGCGAAAGAGGAAAGCGTGTTCGACGGGATCGACACGTCTCTCAACGCTCTCGTCGCCGGGATCAACGCGCCCTCGGACGCGCTTGCGAGCCTTCGCCAGCGGATCTCTCAGCTGAGGGGCACGGTCCAGAGCATCCTCAGCGGGCTTAACTATGCTCAGCCCGGAGCCGTGGCCGGCGACTTGCTGAAGGGCCTTCAATTGGTCCGGGAGATGGAAAGCACGGTATCTTCGATCCCGCTATCGGCGGCAGAGAGGTCCCTGGTCTTGCAACGCCTAGCCGACAAGGAACGCGACTTTGTGCAAGCCGCTCAGGACCTCTTCGCTACGTCACTCGACGTGACGGCGGACGATACAGATGTTGTGCCTGGCCAGACTGTCACCGTCACAGCCTCGTTTTGGAACCGGGGGGATCAGGACGTCAAGAACATCCGTCTTCGCCTGAACCTTCCCGCTGGCTGGACCGCCAGTCCTCAAACGGCCGAGTTCACCAGCGTGGCCTATAACCAGAAGGCAGAGGCAAAGTTCAAAGTCACCGTACCGGCCAGCGCCTCGTACACTGACGCTTACGATGACAGCCCGATCCAAGCAACCGCGAACTGGGAGGTCGGCGGCGTGCCTTTGTCCACGGCAGGAGCGGCAGAGGTGCGGGTCGTGCCGGCTGTGGCCGTGTCGCTGACCCCTGAGAAACTCATGACGCCTGCGTCAGATACCTCTACGGTGAAGGAGTTGGCCGTAGGCCTGCGCAACAACAGCAAGGGGCCTGTGACGGGGCGGGTGGTTCTGGACCTTCCCGACGGCTGGGCTTTGGCGGATTCGGCCACGGAGTTCACGCTGAAGTCCGAAGGTGAAGAGACTTCCGTGCCCGTGAAGATCGTCATTCCGGCACACGCTCCGACTGGTTCCTACACGATTGGGGCTAGAGCAACCTACGACGGCGGCGTGTCAAACGTAGGCTACCAGGTAATCTCCTACCCGCACATCAACACGCGCTATCTTTACAAGCCGGCCGAAGCGCGTTTGGCCGTCATCGATGTGAAGGTCGCGCCTGGGTTGAACGTCGGTTACGTCAGCAGCGGATTTGACCAGGTTCCGCAGTACCTTGAAGAGATGGGCGTGAACGTCCACCTCCTGACCGCGGCTGACCTGAACACCGGGGATCTATCGCGCTACGACACCATCATCCTGGGAATCCGGGCGTATCTCAGCCGTCCGGACTTGGTGGCCAACAACCGACGCCTGCTGGATTACGTCCGGAACGGTGGCAACCTGATCGTTCAGTACAACAAGACCGGGGAATGGCGACAAGACTACGCTCCGTTCCCGATCGCGGTGAGCAGCAACCGGGTTACCGTTGAAGAGGCCCCTGTGACGGTGCTGCAGCCCGATCACATGCTGTTCAATGTCCCCAACAAGATCTCGGCGGCGGACTGGGACGGTTGGATCCAGGAAAGGGGCCTGTACTTCCCCAATAGCTGGTCCAAAGAGTACACCGCCCTTACCGCCTGCAACGATCCGGGCGAACCGTCTCAACAGGGTGCCTGGCTGATCACGAACTACGGCAAAGGGATATACATCTACACAGCTTACGTCTGGTATCGCCAGCTCGACGACCTTGTGCCGGGCGGGTATCGGATCTTTGCCAACATGATCAGCCTGCCCCGAGTGCAGCAGGACAACGCGACCAATTGACGAGGCCCGAGCGGGTCGGCCATGAGCGGACCTTGCGTGGCACCCTGATGGTCAGCCTCTGGTGGTGAGGGCCTCAATGGGCCGAGTGTGCCAGGGTTGCCGGTAATTGCGCGGCGAATCGTTCCCAAAGCTGGCTCGTCGTCCGTGCGATGGCGCGAACCGCGCGGCCGACCAGGGGGCGTGCGACCAGGCGCCCAACCGCCCGACGCCAACACCGGCAACCCTGGCGCAGACGCCGTCCGCTCCGAGAGCGGCAGGGGGCGTCAGTCATTCCACCCGAAGCCGGGCGCCTGGGGGCCGGCCGGTATGAAAAAGATCCGCTTTCAGAAGGAATCCGGCTGTTGGTGTAGAAGGTACGACTAAGTTAGGCAGGGTAAGAAAGTTAGTCCCCTTCGGTCCAACTAGCTGGGAAGAATGGCAGGTTGGTGTGAACGATGGCTTTTGCATCACTCCGAACCACCGCGAGCGTACGCCGCCACAACTTGAACTTGCTTCTGGAGACCATCGAGTCCCAGGGCCCGATCTCACGCGCGGGTCTCTCAAGGGTGACCGGGTTGAGCCAGCCCACGGTGGGGGCTGCAATAGATGTGCTCGTCCGGAGCGGGCTCGTCCGACCGGTTGGGACCGGTGAATCGAGCGGTGGCCGTCCGCCGATCATGCTGGAGTTCAACGCCACCCACGGGTTCGTGGTAGGAATCGACCTCGGAGGGACCAACATCAAGGTTGGGTTGACCGACCTGCGCGGCCGAGTGCTGTGCCGCATCGAGGAGCCGACGCCGAAGCGGCAAAACGGTTCTCCAAGCGCCGTCACCGACGCGATTTTCGCCGCCGTTCAGAGAGCCGTGGACGAGGCCGAGGTAGGTTGGGACAGGGTCTTGGCGATCGGGGTCGGCGCGCCCGGAGTCACAGACCCGAATACTGGCACGGTGAGTCTCGCGCCTGCAGTAGGGTGGGAGAAGGCGCCCGTGCGGAGGCTTCTCAGCGAGAGGTTTCGAATCCCCGTGCGGGTGGACAATGACGTGAACGCTGCCGCCATGGCAGAGCAGGCCTTCGGCTATGGCCGCGAGTATCCCAATTTCGTCTTCGTGGCGATAGGGACAGGGATCGGCGCTGGCGTTGTTATCAACAGCCAGCTATACCGCGGCGCCACCTATGCGGCTGGCGAATTGGGGTACATGGTGATCGACCATTCCTGGAACCCGGCCGATGTGCGGGACTTCGGGTGTCTCGAGAGCATGGCTGCTGCGCCGGCCATCGCCCGATGGGCGCAACAGGTTCTGCCGGGGGGGATGCTCGAAGGCGCTGGCATGTCCTCGTCGTGCGCAACCGATACCGCGACCGTGCCCGCGAGCGGGCCAGAGGCGCTGTTCAAGGCCGCGGAACAGGGCTACGAGCCTGCAAAGCAGGCGGTCGCCAAGATCGCAGGCTACTTGGCGGCTGCTCTGACTAATGTTGCCGTGCTCTTGGATCCCCACGCGATCATCCTCGGCGGCGGGATCTCCCAGGCTGGCGACGCACTGCTCAACCCCGTGATGGAGAGGATGAGGCAGCTATCTCCGGTGGTGCCGGTGCTGCGTTTTTCCGCCTTAGGGGCCGATGCCGGGCTTTTAGGTGCGGCAGCCCTGGGGATTTGCGAGGTAAAGGAAAGGTCGTTGAGCGGAGAATGACGTCGATGACGCATGATGAAAAGACGTCGCGGGCGTGCCTTCCAGACGGACGGGGACGGACTGGGCGGCAGAATACCACCGAGACGACCGCGGGGCAGCTGAATGAGGAGCGGAACCCGGTTTATGTGGAGGCTGTCCTGCGGCCGGACTTCGATTTCGCGAAAAGCCGCCTCCTGCGCTACTTCCTTGAAGTAAACGTAGCCCATGTCATCATGCTTATGCGCTGCGGGATCATCCCTTCCGAGACGGCTCGTGCCCTCTTGCGGGTAATTGGTCCGATGATGGAGCGCCCTGACGATACCGTGCCTGCTGAGTATGATCCCCGGTTCGAGGACCTCTTCTTTATGATCGAGGACCGGGTTGCGAGGGAAGCCGGAGGCGAGGCTGCGGGATCCATGCATGTGGCCATGAGCCGCAATGACTTGGATACGGCCGTTTTCCGAATGGCGGCACGCGACAGGCTCATCGAGCTCGGTCGGAGGCTTGACTCTCTCCGGGAGATCCTCCTGAATGTTGCGGACAGGGAACGCGCCACGGTTATGCCGGCATACACCCACAATCAGCAAGCCCAGCCCACCACGTTCGGACACTACCTCGCCGCCGTGGAGGCAGTGGTGGCGCGCGACGGGCAAAGACTCACCCAGGCATGGACGCGCACCAACC
Proteins encoded in this region:
- a CDS encoding metallophosphoesterase; its protein translation is MSRSELRIGVITDIHAGPDHGSQLGSYAFVLLEGFMREMEEFGPDLVVDLGDRVNNVGPVEDALVLRELVEKTRSLRHAQRRVSHVRYVPGNHDLVHLSLEDNEEITLQSQRNRLEVWQGWPVLFLNTEAAEPDVEGLLTEVPHTSRSVLVVFSHRPLVPVPLARNPLFPPGEPQNPPWGPAFVDELVELGWTPFCVNGHLHWNHVLVGRASTHITVGSLVEAWECAGRPSGSFAEVVVTPVGREVAIEVHVMGRLACHYRFEFRKEARPGADQGA
- a CDS encoding D-glycerate dehydrogenase; amino-acid sequence: MKSVKPTIYVTRRIPQAGLDVLATAFEIEVNPHDRVATREELIAGVKGKDALLCLLTDKVDAAVMDAAGPRLKVIANYAVGFDNVDVGAATVRGISVTNTPGVLTDTTADLAFALLMATARRVVEADRFMRAGEYKGWGPMLFLGQDIHHKTLGIVGLGRIGQAVAERAAGFHMRILYTSSGRARAPKEVERRCNAEHRELADLLRESDFISLHVPLTESTYHLISDEEFDLMKRTAILVNTSRGPVVDEKALVRALKAGKIAGAGLDVYEREPECEPELRELDNVIMVPHIASASVETRTKMATMAAQNAVAVIRGEIPPNLVNPEVWKKRAR
- a CDS encoding pseudouridine-5'-phosphate glycosidase, yielding MWVVKDEVAESIARGEPVVAFESTVLTHGLPYPQSRELALDVEKIVRLRGCVPATIGIIDGVIHVGMTEVEIDRLSGDRTACKAAAFDVAMVVARRRSAGTTVSATLAIAERAGIRVFATGGIGGVHRGFAELHDVSHDIHALARSNVVTVSAGAKAILDLPRTLEYLETTGVCVVGYQTATFPAFYYRDSGLALNHTAETAEDVARAFVVRRDLGLPGGLLVVVPVPAEDELPRSIVDRAIEEALAEADERGIRGKELTPFLLARLAEITGGRSVETNLSLLKNNARVAAEIAAAISEIPRGERKPIARRP
- a CDS encoding sugar ABC transporter substrate-binding protein — protein: MRVRRFLVGVMALVLLLGIAVTPCAAAKTKVRVSTWWSFETGSPLDALKAAFEAAHPDIEIEYLQIPSSEYYTKVLTMIAGGTPPDVAMLGMDKLGSWVPRGALQELTPYIKEAGYDLNALFPAVRKAIEFRGGIYALPRDVTTSVVAYNKTLFDQAGVAYPKAGWTRQDFLRTARALTKVEGGRTTVFGYAFDTFADGFVDWLFTNGANFINAEANRDALHEPKAVEVLKFLQGMVKEGIAPSPSQAEAFKYASSAFAIQKTAMYVATVGWANSFAKDPNLNWDVAPMPVWAAGMEPACRLWVNFWTLPKGSTHPKEAFKVMAFFAGPEGQRIVGETRMGIPAIQSVAYGPAFLGLPGAPEHRQVFLDVMENAKPFPLFPESDQYFTVMRRELDQVWAGQRSVEEAVAAIDEQTRSLFNK
- a CDS encoding ROK family transcriptional regulator — translated: MNLLLETIESQGPISRAGLSRVTGLSQPTVGAAIDVLVRSGLVRPVGTGESSGGRPPIMLEFNATHGFVVGIDLGGTNIKVGLTDLRGRVLCRIEEPTPKRQNGSPSAVTDAIFAAVQRAVDEAEVGWDRVLAIGVGAPGVTDPNTGTVSLAPAVGWEKAPVRRLLSERFRIPVRVDNDVNAAAMAEQAFGYGREYPNFVFVAIGTGIGAGVVINSQLYRGATYAAGELGYMVIDHSWNPADVRDFGCLESMAAAPAIARWAQQVLPGGMLEGAGMSSSCATDTATVPASGPEALFKAAEQGYEPAKQAVAKIAGYLAAALTNVAVLLDPHAIILGGGISQAGDALLNPVMERMRQLSPVVPVLRFSALGADAGLLGAAALGICEVKERSLSGE
- a CDS encoding carbohydrate ABC transporter permease, with translation MRKATRERLGKAATYLILSVLCVATVLPFLWTISSSLKGPGEVFDYPPRWIPHPAHWENFTTAWNRVPFGRFLLNSTFIACSVVFLRLLTSSLAAYAFARMRFPGRDAMFMLYLGTLMIPGQVTIIPRFILIRYLHWLDTYTAMILPGAFSAFGTFLLRQFFLTLPYELEDAARIDGCSRLGVYWHIILPLSRPALVALGIFTFEGEWNSFLWPLIVANNPLKMPVQVGLAFFRGMYSTEWEIMLAGTLIALIPTLIVFAAGQRYFTKGIALSGLGGR
- a CDS encoding sugar ABC transporter permease, which gives rise to MAVPRPGGRILGVSLGCGRKGGGVIVPAVQRKRRSLRWREQWEAWLFLAPNLAGFLVFTVFAVVFSLWISLHEWDLFNPPVFVGLANYAKLLTQDESFRRALRNTVYFTLGIVPLGTAVSLVLALLVNRAVKGMTFFRTALYLPSVSSTIAIGIVWVWLLDPQFGLVNWFLRTIGIAHPPDWLNSTTWAKPALILMDVWKSAGYYMVIFLAGLQGIPEQLYEAALIDGATPWRKFWSITLPLLSPTIFFVLVMRIIGVFNMFELPYIMTRGGPAGSTESMVFYIYKNAFEWFQMGYAAAIAWVLFLIIFAVTYVQFRYQGRWVTYD